From the Kribbella sp. CA-293567 genome, the window GTGGACGGCAAGCCGGTCAACCTGGTGGCGCCGAAGAAGGCCGGGCCGGCCAGGAAGACGCACACCGCGTCGGGGTCGGTGGCGGTCTCCAACGTGCGGGCCAAGGTCGCGCGGGCCAGCCGGATCTACGTCGAGGGCCGCCACGACGCCGAACTGGTGGAGCGGGTCTGGGGCGACGACCTGCGGATCGAGAGTGTCGTCGTCGAGTACATGGAGGGCATCGACGACCTGCCGGCCATCGTCAGCCGGTTCCGGCCCGGGCCCGGCCGCCGGCTCGGCGTGCTGGTCGACCACCTGGTCGAGGGCTCCAAGGAGTCCAGGATCGCGGCCGAGATCAGCAACCGCGACGTGCTCGTCGTCGGTCACCCGTTCATCGACATCTGGGAGGCGGTCAAGCCGTCGTCGCTGGGGATCGCGGCCTGGCCGAAGATCCCGCGCGGGCAGGACTGGAAGAAGGGCGTGCTGCAGACCTTCGGCTGGCCGGCCACCGACCAGGCCGACGTCGCCGCCGCGTGGAAGCACATCCAGTCCAAGGTGCGCAGCTACGCCGATCTGGAGCCGGAACTGCTCGGCCGGGTCGAGGAACTCATCGATTTCGTGACGCAGGACTGATCGGCGGCACCCGTTCCTCGATCCAGCCGCGAATCCGCCGTCGCACCCGCCGGATCAACAGCGATCCGGCGAACGCCACCACCCCGGCGGTCAGCAGTACGCCGGCCAGCAGGGCCGCGATGATCCGTACGCCGGCCGACTCCACCACCCCGGCCAGTACCAGCAACAGCAGCGCGCCACCGAGCAGCGCCGGTGGCAACCAGCGCTGGAAGATCAGCGGCCGTCGAGCCGGTGTCAGCTCGACGTTCTTCACCAGCCGGTGCCAGAGGCTGTGCCGGGCCGGTTCGGTGAACCACCGGGCGACCTGCAGCAACCAGGTCTCCGGCTTGTTCTTCCGCCCTGCCATCGCCTTGACCCAGTCGCCGACCACCGGGTTCAGCCCGCCCGACACCTCGACCATCCGGTCAGCCAGCCCTTTGGTCGTCGCCATCCCTTCGGGACTCGTGTTGAGCTCGTCCCGCATGGTCGTGAGCGCGGCCGGCCCAGCATCGACGGGAAAGTCCTCCGCCAGTCGCTGCACCCGCTCGGCGACCTTCTCCAGCTTCCACTCCTCCGCCTCCAGGACGAGCCGCTGAGTCTCGCGGATCCAGTCCCGGTCGGCACCGAGCATCGCGCCGAGGTGCGCGACGCAGTGCAGCCGGCCCATCAGCCAGTCCCAGCGCCGCCAGTCCGCCGCCCCGAACGCACCGAAGTGACCGACCTGGGAGCCGTACAGGATCCGGTCCTTCAGGTCGTTGGCGATCGACCCTTCCGGCAGTTCGTCGAGCAGCCGGAGCGGGATGTCCGGGCCGAGCCGCAGGAACTGGAACGGTGCACTGCGTTGCTGCGGCGTCCGCGCCGACGTGCAGCGCGAGACGATCTCCACCTCCAGCGCCGTCTCCACCACCTCGGCGCCGACCACCTCGATCAGCGCGGCGAACTCGTCGCCCAGCGCCCGCTGCACCTGCAACGCCTCGAAGATGTCGTTGACCGCGACCGCGACGGCCTCCGCTCCACCCGCGGGCTGGAGATCCAGATCCGCCGCGGCCAACTGCTCGGCCAGCGCGTCCCGCACCGCCTGGACCTTCAGCAGGGTGTCACTCGTCGCCTTCAACCGCCGTTCGAGCTCAGCCCGCTGGTCCCGGGGCGCGCTGCTGATACGGGTTCGAAGCGACCGCAGTACCAGCCGTACGACGCGCTCCGCGGCGCCCGTTCCCCAAGCCCAGCAGGGATTCCCGGCCTGATCTCGAGTCAGCGGCGCGATCGACCCGTCCGGCTCCGGCACCCAAGGATGTTTCGTGCCGAGGATCTCGTCGATCTCCGCCTCGGACAACGCCGATGCCGCGTCCAGCACCGTCGACTGGTCGTGCGTCGCAACGGTGACAGCCTCCCAGACACCTCCCGCCGCCCGCCCTCGCGCGTACGCCGGTTGCAGCAACGCGGCCGCCTGCTGCAACCGGTCCCGCTCAGCTTGTTGCCCGATGCAACGATCGAAGAGCCGCTGCGAGTCCGACCAGGACGCGTCCGCCTCCAGCAGCAGCCGTTCGAGCTGCTCCACGTCGGAGCGGAAATCCACCTCCCGCGGGAACTGCACGGCCGACATCGCCGCCACCCGCCAGTTCGGTTCGGTCGCGTCGGCCAAGCGGGTCTCGGCCGCCGTGCCGATGCCCGCCGACGGTACGACGTACAGGACGTAGCGGCTCGCGCGTCCGGTGACCGGGCGGCGGGCGACGACGTCGAGCACCGGCCCGAACGGCGCGTTGTCGAGCACGCCGCCATCCACCAGCCACGTCCCCGATTCCGCCTGCGTGGGCTGGACCCGCGGCGGTGAGGCCGCCATGTTCGGCGTCTCCAGCACCGGGCCGAAAGCGGCCGGGAACGACGCCGACGCGCGCGCCGCCCGGGCCAACAGCCCGGTGTCGCGCAACCCGTTGTTCGCGGTCACCGAGAACTCCCGCTGCTTCCCGTCGTACACGGCCTTCTTCTCGCTGGTGAAGCAGAACAGATACCGATGATCCGGTACGGCGAACCGCTGCCCGGCCGCGTCCTTCGCCTCGAAC encodes:
- a CDS encoding DUF3376 domain-containing protein, with translation MSDHEIRIALVLNGGVSLAVWMGGVTHELDLIRRASGAASAPKAQAYDEELATRWRELCRRGGERRRLVIDVIAGTSAGGLNGSLLATAVAHGSTLDPDPDSAGDGGPWLRQRWVGLGSLEVGKLVPGVGVASTSVLDGKYFLKELRSLLDGVAKAGKTSAAEPVTLFVTASGLGVQQFEAKDAAGQRFAVPDHRYLFCFTSEKKAVYDGKQREFSVTANNGLRDTGLLARAARASASFPAAFGPVLETPNMAASPPRVQPTQAESGTWLVDGGVLDNAPFGPVLDVVARRPVTGRASRYVLYVVPSAGIGTAAETRLADATEPNWRVAAMSAVQFPREVDFRSDVEQLERLLLEADASWSDSQRLFDRCIGQQAERDRLQQAAALLQPAYARGRAAGGVWEAVTVATHDQSTVLDAASALSEAEIDEILGTKHPWVPEPDGSIAPLTRDQAGNPCWAWGTGAAERVVRLVLRSLRTRISSAPRDQRAELERRLKATSDTLLKVQAVRDALAEQLAAADLDLQPAGGAEAVAVAVNDIFEALQVQRALGDEFAALIEVVGAEVVETALEVEIVSRCTSARTPQQRSAPFQFLRLGPDIPLRLLDELPEGSIANDLKDRILYGSQVGHFGAFGAADWRRWDWLMGRLHCVAHLGAMLGADRDWIRETQRLVLEAEEWKLEKVAERVQRLAEDFPVDAGPAALTTMRDELNTSPEGMATTKGLADRMVEVSGGLNPVVGDWVKAMAGRKNKPETWLLQVARWFTEPARHSLWHRLVKNVELTPARRPLIFQRWLPPALLGGALLLLVLAGVVESAGVRIIAALLAGVLLTAGVVAFAGSLLIRRVRRRIRGWIEERVPPISPASRNR
- a CDS encoding DUF3097 domain-containing protein yields the protein MADRYGNDVLSGDWRKPKNGRTVDLVIEKGLVVEEPSSGYVGAVVRWEHGVVDLEDRRGKIKTYPLGPGFWVDGKPVNLVAPKKAGPARKTHTASGSVAVSNVRAKVARASRIYVEGRHDAELVERVWGDDLRIESVVVEYMEGIDDLPAIVSRFRPGPGRRLGVLVDHLVEGSKESRIAAEISNRDVLVVGHPFIDIWEAVKPSSLGIAAWPKIPRGQDWKKGVLQTFGWPATDQADVAAAWKHIQSKVRSYADLEPELLGRVEELIDFVTQD